A single window of Lentilitoribacter sp. Alg239-R112 DNA harbors:
- a CDS encoding ABC transporter permease subunit — MSDRQKIFLLLLPAMFVIVVLFFGGLVTGLLRSFNYMPIIGLTEPNVSAYTSIFTDREFYLSFALTFHIAFTSTVISSILAVAAALLLRRNFVGRAVVNFLFQLNLTVPHLVGAIGMLYLFSQSGSFARLAADWKLIARPADFPALVFDPYAIGIILQYVWKEIPFIGVIVLANMQSIGEDYESVARSLGANRWQTFRHVLFPMIFPGLLSASVMVFAFTFGAYEIPAILGANFPAALPVLAYRKYTDVDLAARPEAMAMAIIIALLSALMIWIYVRYTRKRIRG, encoded by the coding sequence ATGTCTGACCGCCAGAAAATATTCCTGTTGCTCCTTCCCGCAATGTTCGTAATCGTTGTCCTATTTTTTGGCGGACTGGTAACAGGTCTGTTGCGAAGTTTTAACTACATGCCAATCATTGGTCTGACAGAGCCGAATGTAAGTGCATATACTTCGATATTTACAGATCGAGAGTTCTATTTATCTTTTGCACTGACTTTTCATATTGCCTTTACCTCGACGGTCATTTCTTCGATTTTGGCAGTTGCTGCCGCATTGTTACTACGCCGAAATTTTGTCGGGCGCGCCGTCGTGAATTTCTTGTTTCAGCTAAATCTAACCGTTCCTCACCTTGTCGGTGCAATAGGTATGCTCTATTTATTTTCACAATCAGGCAGCTTTGCACGCCTAGCAGCTGATTGGAAACTAATTGCGCGGCCTGCAGATTTCCCGGCACTGGTTTTTGATCCTTATGCGATCGGTATCATCTTGCAGTATGTATGGAAGGAGATTCCATTTATCGGGGTGATCGTGCTGGCAAACATGCAGTCGATAGGAGAGGATTACGAAAGTGTTGCTCGCTCTTTGGGCGCCAATAGATGGCAGACATTTCGTCATGTACTTTTTCCAATGATTTTCCCTGGTCTTTTGTCGGCGTCTGTCATGGTGTTTGCCTTCACATTCGGTGCCTATGAAATTCCCGCGATTTTGGGAGCAAATTTCCCCGCTGCTTTGCCCGTTCTCGCCTATCGTAAATATACAGATGTAGACCTTGCTGCCAGACCTGAAGCCATGGCGATGGCAATTATTATCGCGCTACTTAGCGCCCTTATGATCTGGATATATGTACGCTATACACGCAAACGGATTAGGGGGTAG
- a CDS encoding ABC transporter ATP-binding protein: MNNLSLEIQTGELIALLGPSGCGKTTTMKMIAGLLKPSAGDIKFNGRSILNDKPEHRGVVMVFQNYLLFPYMNVEENIGFGLKMRKVGPIEIKRRVAEMLKLVRLPNLADRKPSELSGGQQQRVALARALIVQPDVLLLDEPLSNLDAHLRIEMRDLIRSLQKEMGITTIFVTHDQEEAVVLADRVALILNGEMRQYDTPEAFYKRPIDEATARFFGGRNFIKGNALEQKFVGAFGTLVIPDGANQGDVHLTIRPENIYLNKPDNTPNCLQAIVIDKVYLGTQTRLKIRIGDEHLEALANPTEVENIEIGNKVTATLPADALWMLTP, translated from the coding sequence TTGAATAATCTTTCATTAGAAATTCAAACTGGCGAACTCATCGCATTACTTGGACCTTCAGGTTGTGGCAAAACAACAACGATGAAAATGATTGCCGGATTATTGAAACCGTCCGCTGGCGATATAAAATTTAATGGACGCTCAATTCTCAATGATAAGCCGGAACATCGCGGTGTCGTCATGGTATTCCAAAACTATCTCTTGTTTCCTTACATGAATGTTGAAGAGAATATTGGCTTTGGTCTCAAGATGCGAAAAGTTGGTCCAATTGAAATCAAACGGCGCGTTGCGGAGATGCTTAAACTCGTAAGATTACCTAATCTTGCTGACCGCAAACCCAGTGAACTTTCAGGTGGACAACAACAACGTGTCGCGCTTGCAAGGGCTCTTATCGTTCAGCCCGATGTTCTTTTGTTAGATGAGCCTCTATCGAACCTTGATGCTCACTTACGGATTGAGATGCGCGATCTCATACGATCACTACAAAAAGAGATGGGCATCACCACAATATTTGTGACCCACGACCAAGAAGAAGCCGTGGTACTTGCAGACCGTGTTGCGCTCATTTTAAATGGCGAGATGAGGCAATACGACACGCCAGAAGCATTTTACAAACGACCAATTGATGAAGCAACTGCACGATTTTTCGGAGGTCGCAATTTCATAAAAGGCAATGCACTAGAGCAAAAATTTGTTGGAGCATTTGGCACATTGGTCATACCAGACGGCGCTAACCAAGGTGATGTACACCTAACCATTCGACCGGAAAACATATACCTTAATAAGCCGGATAATACACCAAACTGTCTTCAGGCAATTGTCATCGATAAAGTGTATTTAGGTACGCAAACACGTCTTAAAATCCGCATTGGTGATGAGCATCTTGAAGCTTTGGCCAATCCGACGGAAGTAGAAAATATCGAGATAGGCAATAAAGTTACAGCAACTTTGCCGGCCGACGCGCTATGGATGCTAACCCCATAA
- a CDS encoding DMT family transporter, with amino-acid sequence MSKSLSIANAWPWAVFALTPLFFSTNLIFGRGIIFDVAPFTIAFLRWAGCLIVLLPIIIREKGTVTPFLKHHFSFWLMLGFLGMWICGAIVYMALQTTTAINSALVYTTSPLFVIIIQFLWTKRPIKLQEIIGIVAATIGVCYIVLKGELEQLLALNLNFGDLLILGCAVSWALYLILQKTDAGKDVPSFAMLGLMAAAGTILLAPFAAFELFSGARMPTTQSAWLSIGGIVFFSSLLAFSGTQHTIKHLGPAISSMALYLLPVYGVLLAVIMLDEKYHTYHFIGSVLVLGGVIVATLPKKLK; translated from the coding sequence TTGTCCAAAAGTCTCTCCATAGCAAATGCGTGGCCATGGGCAGTGTTTGCATTAACACCGTTATTTTTTTCAACAAATTTAATTTTTGGGCGCGGGATTATATTCGACGTTGCGCCATTTACTATCGCTTTTTTAAGGTGGGCTGGCTGCCTAATTGTGCTGCTCCCAATCATTATTCGGGAAAAAGGTACGGTTACACCATTCCTTAAACATCATTTCTCTTTTTGGCTTATGTTGGGTTTTTTAGGTATGTGGATTTGCGGTGCTATAGTTTATATGGCGTTGCAAACAACGACAGCCATCAATTCAGCATTGGTTTATACCACTTCCCCGTTGTTCGTCATTATAATACAATTTTTATGGACAAAGAGACCAATAAAATTGCAGGAAATCATTGGTATTGTCGCGGCAACTATTGGTGTTTGTTACATTGTTTTAAAGGGAGAGTTAGAACAACTACTTGCACTCAATTTAAACTTTGGCGACTTGCTTATTCTGGGGTGCGCCGTATCATGGGCGCTTTATCTGATTTTACAAAAAACAGATGCAGGCAAAGATGTACCCAGTTTTGCTATGCTTGGCCTCATGGCCGCCGCCGGAACTATATTGTTGGCACCATTTGCAGCATTTGAGTTGTTTTCTGGTGCACGCATGCCCACAACCCAATCAGCTTGGTTAAGTATTGGCGGAATTGTTTTCTTCTCGTCTTTGTTAGCGTTTAGCGGGACGCAGCACACAATTAAACATCTCGGGCCTGCCATTTCAAGCATGGCACTTTACTTACTGCCAGTCTATGGCGTCCTTTTAGCGGTGATAATGCTTGATGAAAAATATCATACTTATCACTTTATTGGGAGTGTCTTAGTGTTGGGGGGCGTTATAGTGGCAACTCTTCCCAAGAAATTAAAATGA
- a CDS encoding ABC transporter substrate-binding protein — MKHFLLASAATMLLGTAVQAEQLTVFGPWLGPDQKNIETVLSDFAEKSGHDVRYVGSDSFEQQIMIDAEAGSSPNVAVFPQPGLAADMAKRGFLTPLKDGTGDWVKENYAAGSSWVDLGTYKDQNGADNLYGFFYKVDVKSLVWYNPENFEDAEYEVPTTMEELKALTDQIVADGGTPWCIGLGSGGATGWPATDWVEDMMLRTQSPEMYDKWVSNELKFDDPAVIAAIDEFGAFARNDKYVVGGAGAVASTDFRDSPKGMFSSPPQCYMHRQASFIPAFFPEGTEVGEDADFFYFPSYAGKDLGNPVLGAGTLWAITNENDAAHDLIEYLQTPAAHEIFMALGGFLTPHKGVDASKFSSKSTAKMNEILLGATTFRFDGSDLMPGGVGAGTFWTGMVDYTGGKDASEVAAGIQKSWDALK; from the coding sequence ATGAAACATTTTTTACTAGCTAGTGCCGCCACTATGCTCTTGGGAACCGCGGTTCAAGCTGAACAGTTGACTGTATTTGGCCCTTGGCTTGGACCAGACCAAAAAAACATCGAAACTGTGCTGAGTGATTTTGCAGAAAAATCTGGTCATGATGTACGTTATGTTGGTTCCGATAGCTTCGAACAACAAATCATGATCGATGCGGAAGCCGGATCATCGCCAAATGTTGCAGTATTTCCGCAACCTGGTTTAGCCGCAGACATGGCAAAACGTGGCTTCCTAACTCCATTAAAAGATGGAACTGGTGATTGGGTTAAGGAAAACTATGCAGCTGGTTCATCGTGGGTTGATTTGGGTACTTACAAGGATCAAAACGGTGCAGATAATCTCTATGGATTTTTCTATAAAGTCGATGTGAAGTCACTGGTTTGGTACAATCCGGAAAACTTTGAGGATGCAGAATACGAAGTGCCGACAACGATGGAAGAACTGAAAGCTCTCACAGATCAGATTGTCGCTGATGGTGGCACGCCTTGGTGTATTGGTCTGGGTTCAGGTGGAGCAACTGGTTGGCCTGCAACTGATTGGGTCGAAGATATGATGCTTCGTACACAATCGCCTGAAATGTATGATAAGTGGGTTTCAAACGAATTGAAATTTGATGATCCAGCTGTCATTGCCGCCATCGACGAATTTGGTGCGTTCGCACGTAATGATAAATATGTTGTTGGTGGTGCTGGCGCTGTTGCATCTACTGATTTCCGCGATAGTCCAAAAGGTATGTTCTCATCTCCTCCACAATGTTACATGCATCGTCAAGCATCGTTTATTCCAGCGTTTTTCCCCGAAGGTACAGAAGTCGGTGAAGATGCTGATTTCTTCTACTTTCCATCTTACGCGGGTAAAGATCTCGGTAATCCGGTCCTCGGTGCAGGCACATTGTGGGCTATCACAAACGAAAATGACGCTGCTCATGATCTGATCGAGTATCTTCAAACTCCTGCTGCGCATGAAATTTTTATGGCTCTTGGAGGGTTCTTGACGCCTCATAAAGGTGTTGATGCATCAAAATTCTCTAGCAAGTCTACAGCGAAGATGAACGAAATTCTTCTTGGAGCAACAACATTCCGTTTTGATGGATCTGATCTAATGCCTGGCGGTGTTGGCGCAGGTACTTTCTGGACCGGTATGGTTGACTATACTGGCGGCAAAGATGCGTCTGAAGTCGCAGCTGGTATCCAAAAAAGCTGGGATGCGTTGAAGTAA
- a CDS encoding ABC transporter permease yields MNYRKNSPLRSFRVLSGIVLITWLILPLVPLAIWSFAKGWYFPDILPRNWSLNAWEYTVSDTAGVLDSLWLTVWISFIATLLSILIGVPAGRALGMYKFKGKEIIELMILAPTIVPGIAVVLGIHSVFISLGLNNTITSVILVHLIPTLPYMVLVMSGIFANYDQAFEDQARSLGASPLKTFWYVTLPAIMPGIIVGGLFAFLVSWSQYILTLIIGGGRVITLPLLLFSFATSGRNDIAGAIGMIYILPGIVILFLTAKHLSGRSGVAGGFGRI; encoded by the coding sequence ATGAATTATCGCAAAAACTCCCCGCTACGTAGCTTCAGGGTTTTGTCTGGAATAGTGCTTATTACATGGCTCATATTGCCGCTGGTACCGCTGGCTATTTGGTCTTTTGCAAAAGGTTGGTACTTCCCTGATATACTGCCACGTAATTGGTCTTTAAATGCATGGGAATATACAGTTTCAGACACTGCAGGTGTATTGGATAGCCTTTGGCTCACAGTTTGGATTTCCTTCATTGCAACATTGCTTTCAATCTTAATTGGAGTGCCGGCAGGTCGAGCCCTTGGTATGTATAAATTCAAAGGCAAGGAGATCATAGAGCTCATGATCTTGGCGCCCACAATAGTTCCCGGCATCGCTGTTGTTCTCGGGATTCATTCTGTTTTCATCTCACTCGGATTAAATAATACCATCACTAGTGTAATTCTCGTTCATCTCATACCAACTCTTCCTTACATGGTGTTGGTTATGTCCGGTATCTTTGCAAATTATGACCAAGCATTTGAAGATCAGGCTCGCAGTCTTGGCGCCTCTCCTTTAAAAACATTCTGGTATGTGACATTACCTGCGATAATGCCAGGTATCATTGTTGGAGGACTCTTTGCTTTTCTTGTATCCTGGAGCCAATATATTCTTACGCTTATAATAGGCGGAGGCCGTGTCATTACCCTGCCGCTACTACTGTTTAGCTTTGCTACCTCAGGGCGAAATGATATCGCTGGTGCCATCGGTATGATTTACATTCTGCCTGGTATTGTCATTCTTTTTCTTACGGCAAAGCACTTGTCCGGCCGTAGCGGTGTAGCTGGAGGCTTTGGCCGAATTTGA
- a CDS encoding cytochrome c biogenesis CcdA family protein: MEIAEISVLTAIFAGALSFLSPCVLPLVPPYLCYMAGVSVDDFRQEGQNKQGNFRKTIVLTSLLFTLGFSTVFIALGASASTVGGILRQHLDILAQIGGVIIIIMGLHFLGVFRLGLLAREYRFQGSGKPATLSGAYFMGLAFAFGWTPCIGPVLGSILGVAASSKTVDSGAMLLAAYSLGLAVPFWIAAAFSGSFMKFLTRFRRHLGLMERIMGVLLVITGLLFLTGAFTTIGFFLLENFPILGTIG, translated from the coding sequence ATGGAAATTGCAGAAATATCTGTACTAACTGCGATATTTGCTGGTGCCTTATCTTTTCTATCTCCGTGTGTTCTTCCGCTGGTGCCACCTTATCTTTGCTATATGGCTGGCGTATCTGTAGATGATTTTCGACAAGAGGGTCAAAATAAGCAGGGCAATTTTAGAAAAACGATTGTTCTAACTTCTTTGCTCTTCACACTTGGTTTCTCGACCGTCTTTATCGCACTGGGCGCAAGCGCATCGACTGTTGGTGGCATATTACGTCAGCATTTAGATATATTGGCACAAATTGGTGGTGTTATTATCATTATAATGGGTTTGCATTTTTTGGGTGTATTCCGACTTGGACTCCTAGCGCGCGAATATCGGTTTCAAGGTAGTGGTAAGCCTGCCACGCTTTCTGGTGCATATTTTATGGGTCTTGCCTTTGCTTTTGGGTGGACGCCTTGCATCGGACCCGTTTTAGGTTCGATTTTAGGCGTTGCCGCATCAAGTAAAACGGTTGATTCTGGTGCTATGCTGCTTGCGGCCTATTCATTAGGTTTAGCAGTTCCATTTTGGATTGCAGCAGCATTCTCTGGCAGTTTTATGAAATTTTTGACCAGATTTCGTCGGCATCTAGGCCTAATGGAGAGGATTATGGGCGTGCTTCTTGTGATTACTGGATTGTTGTTTTTAACAGGAGCATTCACAACAATTGGCTTCTTTCTACTAGAAAATTTCCCAATTTTAGGAACAATCGGTTAG
- a CDS encoding carbohydrate ABC transporter permease gives MDNIAGSKSSLNWIVQISVVALVLLWLFPTFGLLVSSFRTADQISGSGWWQSMFPTQQNLTLRAADPDDEGAQVLENGLYIVEGNLFGSASDANISVWGTSSRAIGANIPGVTAELKDGETMTVQADGTYRWTSPTELTGRGQRVFVTATTPPEFTFGNYQNVLFSGDSTDSMAKAFFNTLTVTIPATIIPIIIAAFAAYALAWMDFPGRAILIAVVVGLLVVPLQLALIPLLRLHLGIGIGKGYLGVWLAHTGFGLPLAIYLLRNYMVGLPKDIIENARVDGATDFQIFMKIILPLSFPALASFAIFQFLWTWNDLLVAKVFLIDATGETTVMTNQIVELLGTRGGNWEILATAAFVSIAVPLLVFFAMQKYLVRGLLAGSVK, from the coding sequence ATGGATAATATAGCTGGAAGCAAATCTAGCCTAAATTGGATTGTTCAAATTTCAGTCGTTGCGCTCGTACTATTGTGGCTGTTTCCCACATTTGGCCTGCTTGTGTCCTCCTTCCGCACAGCAGATCAAATCTCAGGTTCTGGCTGGTGGCAATCGATGTTTCCCACTCAGCAGAACCTGACATTGCGCGCAGCTGATCCTGATGATGAAGGCGCACAGGTTTTAGAAAACGGATTATACATCGTAGAAGGCAATCTTTTTGGTTCTGCAAGTGATGCTAATATTAGCGTTTGGGGAACCTCATCACGCGCAATTGGCGCCAATATACCTGGTGTTACAGCTGAGTTAAAAGATGGCGAGACCATGACCGTTCAGGCGGATGGCACCTATCGCTGGACCAGCCCAACTGAGCTGACAGGTCGCGGACAGCGTGTTTTTGTTACGGCAACAACGCCACCAGAATTTACATTTGGCAATTACCAGAATGTACTCTTCAGTGGCGATAGTACCGATAGTATGGCAAAAGCGTTTTTCAACACATTAACAGTGACAATACCGGCCACAATTATCCCTATAATTATCGCTGCATTTGCAGCATATGCGCTCGCCTGGATGGATTTCCCAGGTCGTGCAATCCTTATTGCCGTTGTCGTAGGTTTGTTAGTTGTGCCATTGCAACTGGCTTTAATTCCGCTGTTGCGTCTGCATTTGGGTATTGGTATCGGAAAAGGATATCTGGGTGTTTGGCTTGCTCATACCGGTTTTGGGTTGCCCTTGGCGATTTACTTATTGAGAAATTATATGGTTGGGTTGCCAAAGGATATTATTGAGAATGCCCGTGTGGATGGTGCGACTGATTTTCAGATTTTTATGAAGATTATCTTGCCATTATCATTCCCTGCCCTGGCTTCTTTTGCCATATTCCAGTTCTTGTGGACTTGGAATGATTTGCTCGTTGCAAAGGTATTCTTAATCGATGCTACTGGCGAAACCACCGTCATGACCAATCAGATTGTAGAGCTTCTGGGTACACGTGGTGGCAACTGGGAAATTCTTGCGACCGCCGCCTTTGTTTCAATAGCTGTTCCGCTCTTGGTGTTCTTTGCAATGCAAAAATACCTTGTGCGTGGTCTTTTAGCTGGTTCAGTAAAATAG
- a CDS encoding sugar ABC transporter permease encodes MEAAYKGLLTIFLGVGGCLLYFYLSNQILDKIIYPATGKHAGRNINRANMIRPWLFVLPAMLALGIYLAYPVVATFWYSLTDRSQDGAFVGLANYQQMTSEPKFWEAMRNNMLWLIIVPAASTAFGLLAAQLTDRIKWGSIAKSLIFMPMAISFVGAAVIFKLIYDTRPVDQAQIGVLNAVWLQFNGGVGSWLILRLLPALLMLCGTAITAYLAYGLYNSIREKGGLLLRGLAIVVLAYITYSFLSLAWGALTSPHPYGEPQTWLTIPGWNSFLLMVVLIWIQTGFAMVILSAALRGIPEETVEASIVDGANPFQVFFKIKMPQISGTIVVVWTTITLVVLKVFDIVFAMTNGQWETQVLANYMFDKLFRANDWGVGSASAMTIMLLVSPILIWNVYNARKEMK; translated from the coding sequence ATGGAAGCTGCATATAAAGGGTTACTTACGATATTTTTGGGCGTTGGTGGATGTCTTCTCTACTTTTACCTATCCAATCAAATTCTCGATAAGATTATATATCCTGCTACAGGAAAACATGCTGGCCGCAATATCAACCGCGCCAATATGATTAGGCCTTGGCTTTTTGTGCTGCCTGCCATGTTAGCATTGGGCATTTACTTAGCTTATCCAGTCGTTGCTACCTTCTGGTATTCCCTCACAGATCGTAGCCAAGATGGTGCTTTTGTTGGTTTGGCAAACTACCAACAAATGACCAGCGAACCTAAGTTTTGGGAAGCTATGCGTAACAATATGTTGTGGCTGATTATCGTGCCAGCCGCGTCAACAGCCTTTGGTTTGTTGGCTGCACAATTAACGGATCGTATTAAATGGGGATCTATAGCCAAATCCCTTATTTTTATGCCGATGGCAATTTCGTTTGTCGGTGCGGCTGTTATCTTCAAGCTTATCTATGATACCCGACCCGTTGATCAGGCGCAGATCGGTGTATTAAATGCAGTATGGCTACAATTTAATGGTGGTGTTGGTTCATGGTTAATCCTGCGGCTATTGCCAGCACTTCTTATGCTGTGCGGAACAGCAATCACGGCCTATCTAGCTTATGGCTTATATAATTCAATTCGTGAAAAAGGTGGTTTGCTTTTACGAGGCCTCGCTATTGTTGTCCTTGCATATATTACATATTCATTTCTGTCTCTTGCTTGGGGCGCCCTCACCTCACCTCATCCGTATGGCGAACCACAAACATGGTTGACAATTCCCGGTTGGAACTCATTCCTACTTATGGTGGTTTTGATCTGGATTCAAACTGGCTTTGCAATGGTTATTCTGTCGGCAGCTCTGCGCGGTATACCGGAAGAAACTGTCGAAGCATCCATTGTGGATGGTGCAAACCCGTTCCAAGTATTTTTCAAAATTAAAATGCCGCAAATTTCAGGAACAATCGTCGTGGTTTGGACGACCATTACATTAGTTGTGCTGAAAGTTTTCGACATCGTTTTTGCCATGACCAATGGCCAGTGGGAAACACAAGTTTTGGCCAACTATATGTTCGATAAACTATTCCGCGCAAATGATTGGGGCGTTGGCTCCGCATCTGCAATGACCATCATGTTATTGGTTAGCCCAATCCTGATTTGGAATGTTTATAACGCTCGCAAGGAGATGAAGTGA
- a CDS encoding ABC transporter substrate-binding protein: MTKLFKTAFLLTTMSIASVDAFADSSDGEALIGKSWEEITSMAKGGEVNWFMWGGSDTINQYVTEYVGGILKNEYDIELNRVGISDTAEAVNIVLSEKEAGVVDKGSVDMIWVNGENFRTMKQGGLAYCGYTDTLPNNKLVNWDNPAIAIDFGVPVDGCEVPWSKVQFSFAHNAATIENPPRSIGELIEWVKENPGQFSYPAPPDFNGAVFVRHVFYHAAGGVEQLFGDFDQEKFDEVATKTWKILLDMKPYLWREGQTYPASIAALDQLYANSEVALTFNYEPADVGIKIENGTFPPTTQGYGLTDGTIGNTNYTVIPFNSPNKAAALVLQNVLLSGEVQLQKAMPDVWGAAPAIEISRTSEEVRKKFAAIERHPNVVPAEDLAKFALPELQVSWISAIEKGWIENVGSK, from the coding sequence ATGACAAAACTATTTAAAACCGCATTTTTGCTAACAACAATGTCGATTGCATCTGTTGATGCGTTTGCGGATAGCTCAGATGGTGAAGCCCTGATTGGTAAGTCCTGGGAAGAAATAACATCCATGGCAAAGGGTGGTGAAGTTAATTGGTTTATGTGGGGCGGCTCCGATACAATAAACCAGTATGTTACAGAATATGTCGGCGGTATTTTAAAGAATGAATATGATATTGAGTTAAATCGCGTTGGTATTAGTGATACAGCTGAAGCTGTAAATATCGTACTTAGTGAAAAAGAAGCAGGAGTCGTAGATAAAGGCTCTGTCGATATGATCTGGGTTAATGGTGAAAACTTTCGAACCATGAAACAGGGCGGACTGGCCTATTGCGGGTACACTGATACTTTACCAAATAACAAGCTTGTAAATTGGGATAATCCGGCGATCGCGATCGATTTTGGCGTGCCTGTCGACGGATGTGAGGTGCCTTGGTCAAAAGTACAATTTTCATTTGCTCACAACGCAGCCACTATAGAAAACCCGCCACGTTCAATTGGTGAATTAATCGAATGGGTTAAAGAAAACCCAGGTCAGTTTTCATACCCGGCTCCACCAGATTTTAACGGCGCTGTTTTTGTGCGTCATGTCTTTTACCATGCCGCAGGTGGCGTAGAGCAACTGTTTGGCGATTTTGATCAAGAAAAATTTGATGAAGTCGCAACCAAAACCTGGAAAATTCTTCTTGATATGAAGCCATATCTCTGGCGCGAAGGGCAAACATATCCGGCATCAATTGCCGCGCTTGATCAATTATACGCAAACTCGGAAGTTGCGCTAACCTTCAATTACGAGCCTGCAGATGTGGGTATCAAAATTGAAAATGGGACCTTTCCGCCGACCACACAAGGTTATGGCCTAACAGACGGAACAATCGGCAACACCAATTATACCGTAATTCCATTTAACTCACCTAACAAAGCTGCTGCTTTAGTGTTACAAAATGTGCTGTTGTCCGGCGAAGTGCAACTACAAAAAGCAATGCCGGATGTGTGGGGAGCAGCGCCCGCCATCGAAATAAGCAGAACGTCAGAAGAAGTTCGAAAGAAGTTCGCAGCTATAGAGAGACACCCAAATGTCGTTCCAGCTGAAGATCTTGCAAAGTTCGCACTTCCCGAGCTTCAAGTGTCCTGGATTTCAGCGATTGAAAAAGGCTGGATTGAAAATGTAGGTAGCAAATAG
- a CDS encoding substrate-binding domain-containing protein: MNLRELSELLNLSQTTVSRALNGFPEVSERTRERVQRIAKQNNYAPNKAAKGLATGQTLTIGHVISTSNQNEMVNPVFGDFVAGVGEVYSANGYKMLISVVPPEEDEYQVYRDLKAQSTVDAVVIQSPTVNDGRISFLTELGLPFIVHGRASQCEIPYAWLDVNNRSAFIRATDFLFDLGHRRIALLNGSEHMDFAYRRRQGYESSLQSRGLNIDRELMFSNEMTESYGYHKTLELLELDNPPTAILTASIIVALGARRAIQEAGKTVGRDVSIVTHDDRLSYFQNSDDIPIFTATKSSVRDAGRRLAEMLLQIVVNPDMQPPNELLEVELTLGKSTGPAPQK, translated from the coding sequence ATGAATTTAAGAGAACTCTCAGAACTTTTGAATCTTAGTCAAACTACCGTAAGCCGGGCCTTAAATGGTTTTCCGGAAGTCTCTGAACGCACGAGAGAACGCGTTCAGAGGATAGCGAAACAAAATAACTATGCGCCTAACAAGGCAGCAAAAGGCCTCGCAACTGGGCAAACATTAACAATAGGTCATGTTATTTCAACATCCAATCAGAATGAAATGGTGAACCCAGTTTTTGGAGATTTTGTGGCCGGTGTTGGTGAGGTTTATTCTGCAAATGGATATAAAATGTTGATATCTGTCGTGCCTCCAGAGGAGGATGAATATCAAGTTTATAGAGATCTCAAAGCACAAAGTACCGTTGATGCGGTAGTTATTCAGAGCCCAACGGTCAACGACGGTCGGATTTCTTTTTTAACAGAACTTGGATTGCCGTTTATTGTGCATGGCAGGGCTAGCCAATGCGAGATTCCCTACGCTTGGTTGGACGTAAACAATCGTTCCGCATTTATTAGAGCGACGGACTTTCTTTTTGATTTAGGACATAGGCGCATTGCTCTCTTAAACGGTAGCGAACATATGGATTTTGCTTATAGACGCAGGCAAGGGTATGAAAGTTCCTTGCAATCCCGCGGTTTAAATATTGATAGAGAATTAATGTTTTCAAATGAAATGACCGAGAGTTATGGATATCACAAAACTTTAGAATTATTAGAGCTGGATAATCCGCCTACAGCGATTTTAACAGCTTCAATTATTGTTGCTCTTGGGGCTAGGCGTGCGATACAGGAGGCAGGGAAGACTGTTGGTCGCGATGTTTCTATTGTAACACATGATGACCGCTTGTCCTATTTTCAGAACAGCGATGATATTCCGATTTTTACAGCGACAAAATCGTCTGTGAGAGATGCGGGACGCCGTTTAGCCGAAATGCTTTTGCAGATTGTTGTAAATCCAGATATGCAACCACCCAATGAGCTACTGGAAGTTGAACTCACCCTTGGAAAATCCACGGGCCCCGCTCCACAAAAATAA